In a single window of the Bacteroidia bacterium genome:
- the miaB gene encoding tRNA (N6-isopentenyl adenosine(37)-C2)-methylthiotransferase MiaB, whose protein sequence is MHAGSNKTIDESRQGELLEMDLPKKPNGKKFFLESYGCAMNFSDSEIVASILAGEGFETTKDYNEADVIFVNTCAIRDNAENRVRQRLADFRKIKKSNPDLIVGVLGCMAERLKSQLLEEEKLVDIVVGPDAYRDLPNLIQTVEGGQKAVNVLLSRDETYADISPVRLDTNGVSAFISITRGCDNMCSFCVVPFTRGRERSRDPESIVEEAKKLIEQGYREVTLLGQNVDSYLWTGGGLKKDNPTNEELKNATTFAQLLEKVALVNPLLRVRFSTSHPKDMQDDVLHMIAKHENICKYVHLPVQSGNSRVLEMMNRGYSREWYMSRIESIRKIIPDCGISTDIISGFCSETEEEHKDTLSLMEWAKYDFAYMFKYSERPKTLAERKYKDDVSEEIKSRRLTEILTLQQKSSEQNIKAGVGKVHKVLVESVSKKSTEHFSGRNSQNTVVVFPKENFKKGDYVNVLVTSCTPATLIGKVVS, encoded by the coding sequence ATGCACGCAGGAAGCAATAAGACAATTGATGAATCCAGACAAGGAGAATTACTTGAAATGGATTTGCCTAAAAAGCCGAACGGAAAAAAATTTTTTTTGGAGAGTTATGGTTGTGCGATGAATTTTTCGGACAGCGAAATTGTGGCTTCTATACTTGCGGGAGAAGGTTTTGAAACAACAAAAGATTACAACGAAGCGGATGTTATTTTTGTAAATACCTGTGCTATTCGCGATAACGCGGAAAACCGCGTGCGTCAACGTTTAGCAGATTTCAGAAAAATAAAAAAAAGTAATCCTGATTTGATTGTAGGCGTTTTGGGCTGTATGGCGGAGCGTTTGAAATCGCAATTATTGGAAGAAGAAAAATTAGTGGATATTGTGGTTGGACCCGATGCGTATCGCGATTTACCCAATTTAATACAAACCGTAGAAGGCGGACAGAAAGCGGTAAACGTTTTACTTTCGCGCGATGAAACGTATGCGGATATTAGTCCGGTGCGTTTGGATACCAATGGCGTGAGCGCTTTTATCAGCATTACGCGCGGTTGCGATAATATGTGTTCCTTTTGCGTAGTGCCTTTCACAAGAGGTCGTGAGCGCAGTCGTGATCCAGAAAGTATTGTGGAAGAAGCCAAAAAATTAATAGAACAAGGATATCGCGAAGTAACGTTGCTCGGACAAAATGTAGATAGTTATTTATGGACGGGTGGAGGTTTGAAAAAAGACAATCCGACCAACGAAGAATTAAAAAACGCCACTACGTTTGCGCAATTATTGGAAAAAGTTGCTTTGGTAAACCCTTTGCTGCGCGTGCGTTTCAGCACATCGCATCCGAAAGATATGCAAGACGATGTATTACACATGATTGCCAAACACGAGAACATTTGCAAATACGTTCATTTACCAGTGCAGTCTGGAAATTCAAGAGTTTTGGAAATGATGAACAGAGGTTATTCTCGCGAATGGTACATGAGTCGCATCGAATCCATCCGAAAAATAATTCCTGATTGCGGCATTTCTACCGATATTATTTCTGGCTTTTGCAGCGAAACAGAAGAAGAACACAAAGACACACTTTCATTGATGGAATGGGCGAAATACGATTTCGCTTACATGTTCAAATATTCTGAGCGCCCGAAAACATTGGCAGAGCGCAAATACAAAGACGATGTTTCGGAAGAAATAAAATCGAGAAGATTAACCGAGATATTGACTTTACAACAAAAATCATCCGAACAAAATATAAAAGCAGGAGTAGGAAAAGTGCACAAAGTATTGGTGGAAAGCGTTTCTAAAAAATCCACGGAGCATTTT